The Paenibacillus sp. RUD330 genome has a segment encoding these proteins:
- a CDS encoding MFS transporter, which yields MSIPSAAESPPSLFRNRFLQTILLSSMLLQIGIWVRNFAILLYVAEKTNNDPYAISLISVAEFAPIFVFSFIGGTFADRWLPKRTMVWCDLLSAVSVFVVLLAIHFGSWEAVYLVAFISAILSQFSQPSGMRLFKQHVPETQMQQGMALFQSLQATFMVLGPMLGTFVYSRFGLETSVAVMGIAFLLSALVLVRLPKDIPQPRAAAAKGQFFRELAEGFRYVWQSQVLRMLGLAFILAGLAVGIAQALNLFIVTERLGRDKEFLQYLLMVSGVAMLIGGGIVATFAKRVSPQLLLATGMLVGAVCTVIVGFSTSVTLTLVTQFVNGLVFPCIHIGISTMILKWSHPSIVGRVNGVLNPMFIGMMVISMSVAGVLKSAFPLVAIYSGSGLLFLLGAMVMMPILNHRAPEQAQAAS from the coding sequence ATGAGCATTCCATCCGCGGCGGAGTCTCCTCCGAGCCTTTTCCGCAACCGTTTCCTGCAGACGATCCTGCTCTCGAGCATGCTTCTGCAGATCGGAATCTGGGTGCGGAACTTCGCGATCCTCCTCTATGTCGCCGAGAAAACGAACAACGATCCGTACGCCATATCGCTTATCAGCGTAGCCGAATTCGCCCCCATATTCGTCTTCTCGTTCATCGGCGGAACGTTCGCCGACCGCTGGTTGCCCAAACGGACCATGGTCTGGTGCGACCTGCTGTCCGCCGTATCCGTGTTCGTCGTCCTGCTGGCCATCCATTTCGGCTCTTGGGAGGCGGTATACCTCGTCGCCTTCATCTCCGCCATTCTGTCGCAGTTCTCCCAGCCGTCCGGCATGAGGCTGTTCAAGCAGCATGTTCCGGAGACGCAGATGCAGCAGGGCATGGCTCTGTTCCAATCTCTGCAGGCGACGTTCATGGTGCTCGGCCCCATGCTCGGCACGTTCGTCTACAGCCGCTTCGGCCTGGAGACGTCGGTCGCCGTCATGGGCATCGCCTTCCTGCTCTCCGCGCTCGTCCTCGTCCGGCTGCCCAAGGATATCCCGCAGCCGCGTGCGGCTGCGGCGAAGGGGCAGTTCTTCCGGGAGCTGGCGGAAGGGTTCCGGTACGTCTGGCAGAGCCAGGTGCTCCGCATGCTGGGCCTGGCTTTCATCCTGGCCGGACTCGCAGTCGGCATCGCCCAGGCGCTCAACCTGTTCATCGTGACGGAGCGGCTCGGCCGGGACAAGGAATTCCTCCAATACCTCCTCATGGTGAGCGGCGTTGCCATGCTGATCGGAGGCGGAATCGTGGCGACGTTCGCCAAGCGCGTCTCTCCCCAGCTGCTGCTGGCGACCGGCATGCTCGTCGGAGCCGTATGCACGGTCATCGTCGGCTTCTCGACGAGCGTGACGCTCACCCTCGTCACCCAGTTCGTCAACGGACTCGTGTTCCCGTGCATCCACATCGGCATCAGCACGATGATCCTGAAATGGTCGCATCCGTCGATCGTGGGCCGGGTGAACGGCGTGCTGAATCCGATGTTCATCGGCATGATGGTCATTTCCATGTCCGTCGCCGGGGTGCTCAAGAGCGCATTCCCGCTCGTAGCCATCTATAGCGGATCCGGGCTGCTGTTCCTGCTCGGAGCGATGGTCATGATGCCGATTCTGAATCATCGAGCTCCCGAACAGGCGCAGGCCGCCTCCTAG
- a CDS encoding glycosyl hydrolase family 18 protein: protein MKSKGLAMTLVLLLLVSLLPATVFGAAAWTPGTAYKTGDVVTYSGKDYKCLQSHTALTGWEPPNVPALWTPTGGTTPTPTPSATPAPTVTPTPTPKPTVTPAPTATPKPTATPTATPIPTATPTPTPKPTATPSTGKVVVGYWHNFDNGSGVIPLRNVSSNFNVINVSFAETLSDHATLTFTPFQTTPAQFKADVAYLQSQGKRVHISIGGANATVDLETAANKASFVSSLKSIIDTYGFDGIDIDLEGASLSLNGGDSDFKNPTTPKIVNLIAAIKEIMAAYGSGFDLTMAPETAYVQGGQIAYGGPWGAYLPVIYAVRDQLDYIHVQHYNSGSMQALDGKSYSQGTADFQVAMAEVLLKGFAVAGNAANMFPALRADQVAIGLPSSPAAAGGGYTAPADIVKALNYITKGQSFGGGYTLQAPAGYAGFRGVMTWSINWDATTGYAWSNAMKGYFG, encoded by the coding sequence ATGAAAAGCAAAGGCTTGGCCATGACGCTCGTCCTTCTGCTGCTCGTCTCGCTGCTGCCGGCCACCGTATTCGGCGCCGCGGCCTGGACACCCGGAACCGCCTACAAGACGGGAGACGTCGTCACGTACAGCGGCAAGGATTACAAATGCCTGCAATCCCATACCGCCCTCACGGGCTGGGAGCCGCCGAACGTGCCGGCGCTGTGGACGCCGACCGGCGGCACGACGCCGACTCCGACGCCTAGCGCCACGCCGGCTCCGACCGTCACGCCGACTCCGACTCCAAAACCGACCGTAACCCCGGCCCCTACGGCAACGCCGAAACCGACGGCCACTCCGACCGCGACTCCGATTCCTACCGCGACCCCGACTCCGACGCCGAAGCCGACCGCGACTCCGTCCACCGGCAAAGTGGTCGTCGGCTACTGGCACAACTTCGACAACGGCTCGGGCGTCATCCCGCTGCGCAACGTCTCGAGCAACTTCAACGTCATCAACGTCAGCTTCGCCGAGACGCTCAGCGACCACGCGACGCTCACGTTCACGCCGTTCCAGACGACGCCGGCGCAGTTCAAGGCCGATGTCGCCTACCTGCAAAGCCAAGGCAAGCGCGTCCACATCTCCATCGGCGGCGCCAACGCCACGGTGGATCTGGAAACCGCGGCGAACAAGGCCAGCTTCGTCAGCTCTCTCAAATCCATCATCGACACCTACGGCTTCGACGGCATCGACATCGACCTGGAAGGCGCCTCCCTCTCCCTGAACGGCGGCGATTCCGACTTCAAAAATCCGACGACGCCCAAAATCGTCAATCTGATCGCGGCCATCAAGGAAATCATGGCCGCGTACGGCTCCGGCTTCGATCTGACGATGGCTCCCGAAACGGCTTACGTCCAAGGCGGCCAGATCGCCTACGGCGGACCTTGGGGGGCTTACCTGCCCGTCATCTACGCCGTCCGCGACCAGCTCGACTACATCCATGTCCAGCATTACAACAGCGGCTCCATGCAAGCGCTCGACGGCAAGTCCTATTCCCAGGGCACGGCCGACTTCCAGGTCGCCATGGCCGAGGTGCTGCTGAAAGGCTTCGCGGTCGCCGGCAACGCCGCCAACATGTTCCCCGCCCTGCGCGCGGATCAAGTCGCCATCGGATTGCCGTCCTCGCCAGCCGCTGCGGGCGGCGGCTACACCGCTCCGGCCGACATCGTGAAGGCGCTGAACTACATCACCAAAGGCCAGTCGTTCGGCGGCGGCTACACGCTCCAGGCTCCGGCCGGCTACGCGGGCTTCCGCGGCGTCATGACGTGGTCGATCAACTGGGACGCGACGACCGGCTACGCCTGGTCCAATGCGATGAAGGGCTACTTCGGCTGA
- a CDS encoding branched-chain amino acid aminotransferase — MAYDFKHERTASPRTKESLQGSVFGTRFTDHMFILDYDKGQGWHDGRIVPYQPISLDPAAKVFHYGQTIFEGLKAYLTADGRVLLFRPRSNIKRMNLSNARLSIPQLDEELVLEALRQLIQAERDWVPSEEGTSLYVRPFVIATQPTLGVAPSHQYKFMIILSPVGAYYAEGVNPVSIYVESSYVRAVPGGVGEAKTAGNYAAGLQAQEEATAKGYSQVLWLDGVHRKYIEEVGSMNVFFVIGDKVVTPALNGSILHGITRDSVITMLKHWGCDVEERQLSMQEVADAYHDGTLKEAFGTGTAAVISPIGELYWQGEAMPVNGGKTGELSQRLYDEVTGLQRGEKEDPFGWTMEL; from the coding sequence ATGGCATACGATTTCAAGCATGAGCGCACGGCTTCCCCGAGAACGAAGGAATCGCTTCAGGGCTCGGTGTTCGGCACCCGCTTCACGGACCATATGTTTATTCTGGACTATGACAAAGGGCAGGGCTGGCATGACGGCCGCATCGTTCCGTACCAGCCGATCTCGCTGGATCCGGCGGCCAAGGTGTTCCACTACGGCCAGACGATCTTCGAAGGGCTCAAGGCGTACCTGACCGCTGACGGCCGCGTCCTGCTGTTCCGTCCCCGCAGCAACATCAAGCGGATGAACCTGTCCAACGCCCGCCTCAGCATTCCGCAGCTCGACGAGGAGCTCGTGCTGGAGGCGCTGCGCCAGCTGATCCAGGCCGAGCGCGACTGGGTGCCCTCCGAGGAAGGGACCTCCCTGTACGTGCGTCCGTTCGTCATCGCGACGCAGCCGACGCTGGGCGTCGCTCCTTCCCATCAGTACAAGTTCATGATCATCCTCTCTCCGGTCGGCGCTTACTACGCAGAGGGTGTGAATCCCGTCTCCATCTACGTGGAATCCAGCTACGTCCGCGCGGTGCCTGGCGGCGTCGGCGAAGCCAAGACGGCGGGCAACTACGCGGCCGGCCTGCAGGCGCAGGAGGAAGCGACGGCCAAGGGCTACTCGCAGGTGCTCTGGCTCGACGGCGTGCACCGCAAATACATCGAGGAAGTCGGCAGCATGAACGTGTTCTTCGTCATCGGCGACAAGGTCGTGACGCCGGCGCTGAACGGCAGCATCCTGCACGGCATCACGCGCGACTCCGTCATTACGATGCTGAAGCACTGGGGCTGCGACGTGGAGGAGCGCCAGCTCTCCATGCAGGAAGTCGCGGACGCCTACCATGACGGCACGCTGAAGGAAGCGTTCGGCACGGGCACCGCGGCCGTCATCTCGCCGATCGGCGAGCTGTACTGGCAGGGCGAGGCGATGCCGGTCAACGGCGGCAAGACGGGCGAACTGTCCCAGCGTCTGTACGACGAGGTCACCGGACTGCAGCGCGGCGAGAAGGAAGATCCGTTCGGCTGGACGATGGAGCTGTAA
- a CDS encoding S-layer homology domain-containing protein — protein MKPWLRKGVGFMLSAALAAGIALPAAREAQAAVEETPVKLVEGNSAWKYLETPSDQGSVWRNVYDDTAWTSGAAPLGYPVRAETATSKFGGIATTIGYGGNSSNKYLTTYFRKTIQVSGAADYKRFVGSFGVDDGMVLYVNGEEIARYNMPEGPISYTTLSVEGKAAPLFFYDVDLTDKLAGVVKEGANQIAVEVHQQSKSSSDLYFDMELTAYKTPAQPPVEPSKSPLPQSVALTFNGDPRTELGVAWYTYENYAGTKLQVAEKAAVGSAAEFPADKAATFEGTSERIETFQTKADKTAAKKTAYISHKAKAAGLKPGTDYVYRVGDGEDGHWSPAGSFRTEAAQPEGFTFLYTTDSQGTTEADFATWAHTLQEGIARFPQSAFIANTGDLVDNGDLEEQWSWFFNKPKELLMSRPLVPLVGNHESKNYNDYAQHFNLPNVSQTGAKPDGSVYAFDYGPAHFMVVNTEYSLVSSTEEQKQIYRNQVQWLKSEAARTDKKWKIVLLHKSMYSVANHSSDSDVLSFRQDLTKAFDEMGVDLVLGGHDHTYARSYQMLNNVPQTDIVPDAGGQVVDPKGTLYLITNAAGDKRYNVKTGTTFPYAAKYDQPGKEMFTGVKVTDDEISFQAYTTTEAGGTDAYDAYGIKRTDAAPAPVQHAEWSVNADGKLQLEWTAPAGAAPAAYRIYEQKDALGANWNATVSHESGKSSYVYVLENADPKGEYELAIRTTGGRGNSAAVTVKPNVAVQPSASPSPSESPTPSPSPSASPSASPTPSASPSPSASPSPSASPSPSPTPTPTTGPVWTPSASPSPSASPSASPTPTPSAAPTASPTPTPAPSMMPAPAPAKDVPAAHWAYASIARAMELGIAQGYEDGSFRPDRSVSRAELAVLLSRAMKQPESGSQSSFKDAASIPVWARGAVAGAAASGWIGGYEDGSFRPDRHISRAELAVIAAKAAGLKTVAGDKPSYQDLAGIPVWARPSVAALQQAGLMGGVGGSRFAPAEPVSRAQAAALLVKLADQQAA, from the coding sequence ATGAAACCATGGTTACGGAAAGGCGTCGGCTTCATGCTGTCCGCCGCGCTGGCGGCAGGCATCGCGCTGCCGGCCGCCCGGGAAGCGCAGGCGGCGGTCGAGGAAACGCCGGTCAAGCTCGTGGAAGGAAACAGTGCCTGGAAGTATCTGGAGACTCCTTCCGATCAAGGAAGCGTCTGGAGGAACGTGTACGACGATACGGCCTGGACCAGCGGCGCCGCGCCGCTCGGGTATCCCGTGCGCGCCGAGACGGCAACGTCGAAGTTCGGCGGCATCGCGACGACGATCGGATACGGCGGCAACAGCAGCAACAAATACTTGACGACCTATTTCCGCAAAACGATTCAAGTCAGCGGAGCGGCGGACTACAAGCGGTTCGTCGGCAGCTTCGGCGTCGACGACGGCATGGTGCTCTATGTCAACGGTGAGGAAATCGCCCGCTACAATATGCCGGAGGGGCCGATCAGCTACACGACGCTGTCGGTGGAGGGCAAGGCGGCACCGCTGTTCTTCTATGACGTCGATCTGACGGACAAGCTTGCGGGCGTCGTCAAGGAAGGCGCGAATCAGATCGCCGTCGAGGTGCATCAGCAGAGCAAGAGCAGCTCGGACCTGTACTTCGACATGGAGCTGACGGCGTACAAGACGCCGGCGCAGCCGCCGGTCGAGCCGTCCAAGTCGCCGCTGCCCCAGTCGGTCGCGCTGACGTTCAACGGCGATCCGCGCACAGAGCTGGGCGTAGCCTGGTACACGTATGAGAACTACGCCGGCACGAAGCTGCAGGTCGCGGAGAAGGCCGCCGTTGGCTCAGCAGCGGAGTTCCCGGCGGACAAGGCGGCGACGTTCGAGGGGACTTCGGAGCGGATCGAGACGTTCCAGACCAAGGCGGACAAGACCGCTGCCAAAAAGACGGCGTACATCAGCCATAAGGCGAAGGCCGCCGGCCTGAAGCCGGGCACGGACTATGTCTATCGCGTCGGCGACGGCGAGGACGGCCATTGGAGCCCGGCAGGCTCCTTCCGTACGGAAGCGGCGCAGCCGGAAGGCTTCACATTCCTCTACACGACGGATTCGCAGGGAACGACGGAGGCGGACTTCGCCACCTGGGCGCATACGCTTCAGGAAGGAATCGCGCGCTTCCCGCAATCGGCCTTCATCGCCAATACGGGCGATCTGGTCGACAACGGGGATCTCGAGGAGCAGTGGAGCTGGTTCTTCAACAAGCCCAAGGAGCTGCTGATGAGCCGGCCGCTGGTGCCGCTCGTCGGCAACCATGAATCCAAGAACTACAATGACTACGCGCAGCATTTCAATCTTCCGAACGTGTCGCAGACGGGCGCCAAGCCGGACGGCTCCGTGTATGCCTTCGACTACGGCCCGGCACACTTCATGGTTGTCAATACGGAATATTCGCTCGTCAGCAGCACCGAGGAGCAGAAGCAGATCTACCGCAATCAGGTGCAATGGCTGAAGAGCGAAGCGGCCCGCACGGACAAGAAATGGAAGATCGTCCTGCTCCACAAATCGATGTATTCGGTGGCCAACCACTCCAGCGACTCCGATGTCCTGAGCTTCCGCCAGGATCTGACGAAGGCGTTCGACGAGATGGGCGTCGATCTCGTGCTCGGCGGCCATGACCATACGTATGCGCGCAGCTATCAAATGCTGAACAACGTGCCTCAGACCGACATCGTGCCGGATGCGGGCGGCCAGGTCGTCGATCCGAAGGGCACGCTCTACCTCATCACGAACGCGGCAGGCGACAAGCGCTACAACGTGAAAACGGGAACGACGTTCCCTTATGCCGCAAAATATGACCAGCCTGGCAAGGAAATGTTCACCGGCGTGAAGGTGACGGACGATGAAATCAGCTTCCAGGCATACACGACGACGGAGGCAGGCGGCACGGATGCGTACGATGCCTATGGAATCAAGCGCACGGACGCCGCTCCCGCTCCGGTGCAGCATGCGGAGTGGTCCGTCAATGCCGACGGCAAGCTGCAGCTGGAATGGACGGCTCCGGCCGGCGCGGCTCCCGCAGCTTACCGGATCTATGAGCAGAAGGACGCGCTTGGCGCGAACTGGAACGCAACGGTGAGCCATGAATCCGGCAAGTCGAGTTATGTCTATGTACTGGAAAATGCGGATCCAAAAGGCGAATATGAGCTGGCGATTCGTACGACCGGCGGTCGCGGCAACTCGGCTGCGGTTACGGTGAAGCCGAATGTAGCCGTTCAGCCGAGCGCAAGCCCGTCGCCGAGCGAAAGCCCGACGCCGAGCCCAAGCCCGTCGGCGAGCCCAAGCGCAAGCCCGACGCCGAGCGCAAGCCCGTCGCCGAGCGCAAGCCCGTCGCCGAGCGCAAGCCCGTCGCCGAGCCCGACGCCGACGCCGACCACGGGTCCGGTCTGGACCCCGAGCGCAAGTCCGTCGCCGAGCGCAAGTCCGAGCGCAAGCCCGACGCCGACGCCAAGCGCAGCGCCGACCGCAAGCCCGACGCCGACCCCGGCGCCGAGCATGATGCCGGCTCCTGCACCGGCGAAGGACGTTCCGGCGGCCCACTGGGCCTATGCCAGCATCGCCCGGGCGATGGAGCTCGGCATCGCTCAAGGTTATGAGGACGGCAGCTTCCGTCCCGACCGCTCGGTCAGCCGCGCGGAGCTTGCCGTGCTGCTCTCGCGGGCGATGAAGCAGCCGGAATCCGGCAGCCAGTCCTCCTTCAAGGATGCGGCGAGCATCCCGGTCTGGGCGCGCGGCGCTGTCGCCGGAGCCGCAGCCTCCGGCTGGATCGGCGGTTACGAGGACGGCAGCTTCCGTCCGGATCGTCACATCAGCCGCGCGGAGCTTGCCGTCATCGCAGCCAAGGCGGCCGGCCTCAAGACGGTCGCCGGCGACAAGCCGAGCTATCAAGATCTGGCCGGCATTCCGGTCTGGGCCCGCCCTTCGGTCGCTGCTCTGCAGCAAGCCGGACTGATGGGCGGCGTAGGCGGCAGCCGGTTCGCTCCGGCGGAGCCGGTGTCGCGCGCCCAAGCCGCGGCGCTGCTGGTGAAGCTGGCTGACCAGCAGGCGGCGTGA
- a CDS encoding LysR family transcriptional regulator has product MDMRQLNYFATIAREGQITRAARALHMEQPPLSRQLRQMEEELGVRLFDRTGRSLRLTAAGKLLLERAERLMREFSDALQQVRGQGEGIRGVLSVGAVVSCISLLPEPIRQFHARYPEVTFKVHEGDHFSLGQELDAGEIELIVTRLPFEFDAEPAAYQTAYLPSDPFAAILPSGWPLARPGPITLAELAEHPFLTLKTERTTAMHEKLLQEFRRAGCEPHILCECSSVAVILALVSEGIGATVLPRSVLSSFQMSGIELRELDGESFHSEVGIVWRRDRYLSKSSERFIETLLNGTQDAADSG; this is encoded by the coding sequence ATGGATATGCGCCAGCTGAATTATTTCGCGACGATCGCCCGGGAAGGCCAGATTACGCGGGCCGCCCGCGCGCTGCATATGGAGCAGCCGCCGCTCAGCCGCCAGCTCAGGCAGATGGAGGAGGAGCTCGGCGTCAGGCTGTTCGACCGCACCGGCCGCAGCCTGAGGCTCACCGCCGCCGGCAAGCTGCTGCTCGAAAGGGCGGAGCGGCTCATGCGGGAATTCTCCGATGCGCTCCAGCAGGTGCGCGGGCAAGGGGAAGGCATCCGCGGCGTGCTGTCCGTCGGAGCCGTCGTATCCTGCATCTCCCTGCTGCCGGAGCCGATCCGGCAGTTCCATGCCCGCTATCCCGAGGTGACGTTCAAGGTTCATGAAGGCGACCACTTCTCGCTCGGACAGGAGCTCGACGCGGGAGAGATCGAGCTGATCGTCACCCGGCTGCCGTTCGAGTTCGACGCCGAGCCGGCCGCTTATCAGACCGCCTATCTGCCATCCGATCCGTTCGCCGCCATTTTGCCGTCCGGCTGGCCGCTCGCCCGTCCCGGCCCCATTACGCTCGCGGAGCTCGCCGAGCATCCCTTTCTCACCTTGAAGACCGAGCGGACGACCGCCATGCACGAGAAGCTGCTGCAGGAATTCCGCCGCGCAGGCTGCGAGCCGCATATCCTGTGCGAATGCTCCAGCGTCGCCGTCATTCTGGCCCTTGTCTCGGAAGGCATCGGAGCGACCGTCCTGCCGCGCTCCGTGCTGTCCTCGTTCCAGATGTCCGGCATCGAGCTGCGCGAGCTCGACGGCGAGAGCTTCCACTCCGAGGTCGGCATCGTCTGGCGGCGGGACCGCTACCTGTCCAAGAGCTCCGAGCGTTTCATCGAGACGCTGCTGAACGGAACGCAGGACGCGGCGGACAGCGGCTGA
- a CDS encoding ABC transporter ATP-binding protein, producing the protein MDHEPAIQIDNVTKQFKDKKAVDRLSLKIGKGSVTALLGPNGAGKTTTVSMILGLMKPTSGTVKLLGGDPRERAVRSRIGAMLQDTSVIDYLKVGETIDLFRSYYSQPLPLERLLAIAGLGAERGKLATALSGGQQRRLGFALAAAGDPEVLFLDEPTVGMDVTARALFWDTVRAMAGRGKTILMTTHYLEEADQIADRVAVISQGRLIADGTPSSIKASATGRCISFTAGETLTRDMLLAVPGIADIDWKGSRVKLYSADTDRLIGVLLERKLPMRDIEIQSGGLDEAFQNLLKKAQ; encoded by the coding sequence ATGGACCATGAGCCTGCCATCCAGATCGATAACGTGACGAAGCAATTCAAGGATAAAAAAGCCGTCGACCGCCTCAGCCTGAAGATCGGGAAAGGAAGCGTGACGGCGCTGCTCGGACCGAACGGAGCCGGCAAGACGACAACGGTCTCGATGATTCTCGGCTTGATGAAGCCGACGAGCGGCACGGTGAAGCTGCTCGGCGGAGATCCCCGCGAGCGGGCGGTGCGAAGCCGGATCGGAGCGATGCTGCAGGACACGAGCGTCATCGATTACCTCAAGGTCGGAGAGACGATCGACCTGTTCCGCAGCTACTACAGCCAGCCGCTCCCGCTGGAGCGGCTGCTGGCGATCGCCGGCCTCGGCGCGGAGCGGGGCAAGCTGGCGACAGCGCTGTCGGGAGGGCAGCAGCGGAGGCTGGGCTTCGCGCTGGCTGCGGCGGGAGACCCCGAGGTGCTGTTCCTCGACGAGCCGACGGTCGGCATGGACGTCACGGCGCGCGCTCTGTTCTGGGATACCGTCCGGGCGATGGCGGGCAGGGGCAAGACCATCCTGATGACGACCCATTACCTGGAGGAGGCGGATCAGATCGCCGATCGGGTGGCGGTCATCAGCCAGGGCAGGCTGATCGCCGACGGCACGCCGAGCAGCATCAAAGCCTCCGCGACGGGCCGCTGCATTTCGTTCACGGCCGGAGAGACGCTGACGCGAGACATGCTGCTCGCCGTTCCCGGCATCGCGGATATCGACTGGAAGGGCAGCCGGGTGAAGCTGTACAGCGCCGACACGGACCGGCTGATCGGCGTCCTGCTGGAGAGGAAGCTGCCGATGCGGGATATCGAAATCCAGAGCGGAGGCCTCGACGAGGCTTTCCAGAACCTGCTGAAGAAAGCCCAGTGA
- a CDS encoding aromatic acid exporter family protein, with protein sequence MRIGFRTWKTAVGVSLSVLIAQQLGLLNFASAGILTLLCIQKTRRQSLSAILDRLFACLISIAISAAFFEWAGYYALLFVPIYLILIPLCVKLGIQGGIASSSVIMMHVYIHEGVTLKFIGNELLLILIGLGLALIVNLYMPGIDRKVRELKNGIEQRMENILRELALYLKEGSTLWDGREVLELDKLLDEARSLGIQATENDFSGRRSLFYAYYETRRRQVEILKMLIPLCSQVDGRLEQGRRIGGFLLDLADNWNTIPGGRDYHAKLRAIRDYHKELPLPETREEFETRASLYGLANELERFILTLA encoded by the coding sequence ATGCGAATCGGATTTCGTACCTGGAAAACCGCGGTCGGAGTCAGCCTGTCCGTCCTCATCGCGCAGCAGCTCGGACTGCTCAACTTCGCATCGGCGGGCATTCTGACCCTGCTCTGCATTCAAAAGACCCGCAGGCAGAGCCTGTCGGCCATATTGGACCGGCTGTTCGCCTGTTTGATTTCCATCGCCATATCGGCAGCGTTCTTCGAATGGGCCGGCTATTACGCGCTTCTGTTCGTCCCGATCTACCTGATCCTGATTCCCCTCTGCGTGAAGCTGGGCATTCAGGGAGGCATCGCGAGCAGCTCCGTCATCATGATGCATGTGTACATCCATGAGGGCGTGACGCTGAAATTCATCGGCAACGAGCTCCTTCTCATCCTGATCGGGCTGGGGCTGGCGCTGATCGTCAATCTCTACATGCCGGGAATCGACCGCAAGGTGCGGGAGCTGAAGAACGGAATCGAGCAGCGAATGGAAAATATATTGCGCGAGCTGGCGCTGTATCTGAAGGAAGGGAGCACTCTTTGGGACGGGCGCGAGGTTCTGGAGCTGGACAAGCTGCTGGACGAGGCGCGGAGCCTCGGGATCCAGGCGACCGAAAACGACTTCAGCGGGCGCCGCAGCTTGTTCTACGCCTATTACGAAACGCGCCGCAGGCAGGTGGAGATCCTGAAGATGCTCATTCCGCTCTGCTCGCAGGTCGACGGACGGCTGGAGCAGGGACGGCGCATCGGCGGCTTCCTGCTGGATCTGGCCGACAACTGGAATACCATTCCGGGCGGCCGGGATTATCATGCCAAGCTGCGCGCCATCCGCGACTATCACAAGGAGCTGCCGCTGCCCGAGACGCGCGAGGAGTTCGAGACCCGGGCCAGCCTGTACGGCCTTGCGAACGAGCTGGAACGGTTCATTCTGACGCTGGCGTAA